One part of the Helicoverpa armigera isolate CAAS_96S chromosome 3, ASM3070526v1, whole genome shotgun sequence genome encodes these proteins:
- the LOC110383788 gene encoding uncharacterized protein LOC110383788, with translation MTRLFCICLSVCAFAGWSDAVSTKMDFAGDEIVATVTNSTKVEDEDVEVQHTIVLSTKLKNNNRRGLHGSSEGDTGTLSYNIGKKEAKEDSGEVPVVNGYKSVETTQIRTPDTRIRNRAKIYPESTFINRNVRDELDIYPNYITNPSQWQPSSFYNNINWMAQEVPNREYNTGWKVSRPAYQTPGKFHRGITDDGLKEFYCKKCRELNGQGMRCPPASQRRNSWLYETTTPKIKLDGKLAKLN, from the exons ATGACACGACTCTTTTGTATCTGCTTGAGTGTTTGTG CATTTGCTGGCTGGAGTGATGCAGTCTCCACAAAGATGGACTTCGCTGGTGATGAAATAGTAGCGACAGTTACAAATTCAACCAAAGTGGAAGATGAAGATGTTGAAGTACAACATACGATTGTTTTGTCtacaaaactgaaaaacaataacagaAGAGGATTGCATGGTTCTAGCGAGG GTGACACAGGTACACTATCATATAACATTGGCAAGAAAGAAGCAAAGGAAGATAGCGGTGAAGTCCCCGTAGTAAACGGATACAAATCAGTTGAAACCACACAAATCAGAACACCAGACACTCGTATAAGGAACAGAGCAAAGATTTATCCTGAGTCAACATTTATAAACAGAAATGTACGTGACGAGTTGGATATTTACCCTAATTATATAACAAACCCTTCACAATGGCAGCCTTCCAGTTTCTACAATAATATAAACTGGATGGCTCAAGAAGTGCCTAACAGAGAATATAATACAGGGTGGAAGGTAAGTAGACCAGCTTATCAGACTCCTGGGAAATTTCACAGGGGGATAACAGATGATGGACTCAAAGAGTTCTATTGCAAGAAGTGTAGGGAGCTGAATGGCCAAGGCATGAGATGCCCTCCGGCCTCACAAAGACGTAATTCTTGGCTGTACGAGACCACAACTCCGAAGATTAAGTTGGACGGCAAATTGGCGAAATTAAACTAA
- the LOC110383789 gene encoding uncharacterized protein LOC110383789 isoform X2, producing the protein MMKIIFLVFIPLAWSYGPNTQGGGAFAYVDSTGNRYGGTYGLEDGKVVRTSGDPIPEHFADTVDPYHGADFGPLFFGNFDNLLQEYPPFGGFGMPMSGFGNSAFASASAGPGYQHHVAAISPSNPRMPNVDRVSHFADTSLPDGRKYYSVSSKSYSSSSNINGREISNRGAETLVNDNGKVTHYKVQN; encoded by the exons GACCAAATACGCAAGGGGGTGGTGCGTTCGCGTACGTGGACTCAACTGGCAATAGGTACGGCGGCACATACGGCCTGGAGGACGGCAAGGTCGTAAGGACCTCAGGCGACCCGATCCCTGAACACTTCGCAGACACAGTGGACCCCTACCACGGAGCTGACTTCGGCCCCCTATTTTTCGGCAACTTTGACAATTTGCTCCAAGA GTACCCTCCGTTCGGCGGCTTCGGAATGCCGATGTCGGGTTTCGGAAATTCGGCGTTCGCGAGCGCGTCCGCGGGACCAGGATACCAGCACCACGTCGCCGCCATCAGCCCATCCAATCCA AGAATGCCGAATGTGGATAGAGTGAGCCACTTCGCGGATACGTCACTACCAGATGGCAGGAAATACTACTCCGTCTCCAGCAAGtcttactcatcatcatctaacATCAACGGCAGGGAAATCTCAAACCGAGGAGCCGAAACCTTAGTCAACGACAACGGAAAAGTTACCCATTACAAAGTACAAAACTAA
- the LOC110383789 gene encoding uncharacterized protein LOC110383789 isoform X1: protein MMKIIFLVFIPLAWSYGPNTQGGGAFAYVDSTGNRYGGTYGLEDGKVVRTSGDPIPEHFADTVDPYHGADFGPLFFGNFDNLLQEVFQKNFENQRLAFDAARQAFDLSSNQLGGYYPNPNVDYRYPPFGGFGMPMSGFGNSAFASASAGPGYQHHVAAISPSNPRMPNVDRVSHFADTSLPDGRKYYSVSSKSYSSSSNINGREISNRGAETLVNDNGKVTHYKVQN, encoded by the exons GACCAAATACGCAAGGGGGTGGTGCGTTCGCGTACGTGGACTCAACTGGCAATAGGTACGGCGGCACATACGGCCTGGAGGACGGCAAGGTCGTAAGGACCTCAGGCGACCCGATCCCTGAACACTTCGCAGACACAGTGGACCCCTACCACGGAGCTGACTTCGGCCCCCTATTTTTCGGCAACTTTGACAATTTGCTCCAAGA GGTGTTCCAAAAGAATTTTGAGAACCAGAGACTGGCGTTTGATGCTGCCAGACAAGCGTTCGACTTATCGTCGAACCAGTTGGGTGGTTACTATCCAAATCCGAATGTTGACTATAGGTACCCTCCGTTCGGCGGCTTCGGAATGCCGATGTCGGGTTTCGGAAATTCGGCGTTCGCGAGCGCGTCCGCGGGACCAGGATACCAGCACCACGTCGCCGCCATCAGCCCATCCAATCCA AGAATGCCGAATGTGGATAGAGTGAGCCACTTCGCGGATACGTCACTACCAGATGGCAGGAAATACTACTCCGTCTCCAGCAAGtcttactcatcatcatctaacATCAACGGCAGGGAAATCTCAAACCGAGGAGCCGAAACCTTAGTCAACGACAACGGAAAAGTTACCCATTACAAAGTACAAAACTAA
- the LOC110383789 gene encoding uncharacterized protein LOC110383789 isoform X3: MMKIIFLVFIPLAWSYGPNTQGGGAFAYVDSTGNRVFQKNFENQRLAFDAARQAFDLSSNQLGGYYPNPNVDYRYPPFGGFGMPMSGFGNSAFASASAGPGYQHHVAAISPSNPRMPNVDRVSHFADTSLPDGRKYYSVSSKSYSSSSNINGREISNRGAETLVNDNGKVTHYKVQN, encoded by the exons GACCAAATACGCAAGGGGGTGGTGCGTTCGCGTACGTGGACTCAACTGGCAATAG GGTGTTCCAAAAGAATTTTGAGAACCAGAGACTGGCGTTTGATGCTGCCAGACAAGCGTTCGACTTATCGTCGAACCAGTTGGGTGGTTACTATCCAAATCCGAATGTTGACTATAGGTACCCTCCGTTCGGCGGCTTCGGAATGCCGATGTCGGGTTTCGGAAATTCGGCGTTCGCGAGCGCGTCCGCGGGACCAGGATACCAGCACCACGTCGCCGCCATCAGCCCATCCAATCCA AGAATGCCGAATGTGGATAGAGTGAGCCACTTCGCGGATACGTCACTACCAGATGGCAGGAAATACTACTCCGTCTCCAGCAAGtcttactcatcatcatctaacATCAACGGCAGGGAAATCTCAAACCGAGGAGCCGAAACCTTAGTCAACGACAACGGAAAAGTTACCCATTACAAAGTACAAAACTAA